Proteins encoded in a region of the Lepidochelys kempii isolate rLepKem1 chromosome 24, rLepKem1.hap2, whole genome shotgun sequence genome:
- the CTXND2 gene encoding cortexin domain containing 2 has protein sequence MDSPTVQPYVDVDKGFAIGFVILMCFFLMAMIVRCAKLIVDPYSAIPTSMWEEEQIN, from the coding sequence ATGGACAGCCCGACAGTGCAGCCATACGTCGACGTGGACAAGGGATTTGCCATTGGGTTTGTCATCCTGATGTGCTTCTTCCTGATGGCCATGATTGTGAGGTGCGCCAAGCTGATCGTGGACCCGTACAGCGCCATCCCCACCTCCATGTGGGAGGAGGAGCAAATCAATTGA